In the genome of Eschrichtius robustus isolate mEscRob2 chromosome 2, mEscRob2.pri, whole genome shotgun sequence, the window attatttttctttcaatatatgATCTCTCCGGAACAATAAATCTAGATTTCTAAATTTGGAAACATGATATTTTAGCTTATCTTTAAGAAAGAAGATTGTATTAAATTAAAGGAAATTACCCAAATAGACTCTACAGAAGGTCAAGTCACTGACAATTTCTGCATGTGGTCGCAAGCCTTTTAAGAAAAAGGTAATTACAAAATTCCTGGATCTCCATTCAGGTATCATAAAtgcttatacattttatatatatatatacacacacacacatatatgtatcactatataagtttaatttaacttaaaacatctaacaaacacctATAAGGAGAAATTGCGCTGTGTGCTTGCTTCCGTACAAAGTAATTTGTGCTGTGAATGCCCTGGTCTTCACTAAGATGCAATGTTATAAAAATCTAGGTGCTTACATGGAAAgggaataaaacattaaaaagaatttcctttttccatttaaagGAGGGAACACCAAAGGGCCATTTTAAGACTCTAGAAGTGCCATATAAATCTCCAAAAGAGGTTGTAATGTATTAAACAAAGGTTAACACCAaccacaagaagaaaaaagaaaatcatagaaaCGGGGAGAAAATACACTTCCTGGCTCGGAAGCTCTTAAAAGTTCGGAGCCAGGAAACCTTCCGCACCAGGGCGGGGAATCTCTTTGGCTCTGCAGTGACTCCCCGCTAAGCTCCCCTCAAGTTTTCCCTCCCTCGCGTCTCCCCGCCTCAGTCCCAAACGTGGGAGCCACAGGAGGATACCAGCACGCCTACCTGGAGTTGTCAGACAGAATCAGCCTCTGATGCGTGTTGATTTTAAATGCCACCACACCTAAAACAGGCCATATTTGCAGGCAAACCCAAGGGATTGCAAACGACGCCCGGAAGCTCATCTTACTAACTAGGGGCCCAGCCGGTAAAAGAACAATAGTAAAATAGAGCCAAGAGCGTGTTCCTTCGCTCGAAGCGATTCGCTGGTGGCGCGCAGGGCCTGCGCCGAGCCTGGGGCTGGAAGCCGGAGCCCCGAAAAGGCGCGCTGCCCCTTTAAAAGGCCGCGCATCTCCGGGCCGGCCTTCCTCCCCGGGGCTCCAGCTGTGATTGACGCTGGGCGGCGAGAGGAGGCGCCTGGCGCTAACAAAAGTCCGGCCCTTGGGCGAGCGGCGCCGGGCCGCGAGTCTCTGCTCGCTCCGGGCACCCGCAACAAGTGGCCGCCGCGCCCTCCCCGGGGAAGCCGCGGGTGCGCAGGAGCGCCCGGAGGAAGCGGCGGAGCCCGGGAGCCCCGGCCGCCCGCGCGGCTCAGCGTCCACCGCTGGGGGATCGGGGCGGGCGGATGGGgacccggcggcggcggcgcggcgaGCCTCTGGGCGGCCCCGGGGCGCGGGCTCTCCGCGGCGCTGCGCCCGCCGGCCCCGAACGCGGATTCTAAGGGCGGCGGCCGCCCCCCGGCCCCACCCGGCGCAGTCGGGGGTGCCAGGAGGGGACGGAGCGCCCCCTCCCACCGGAGTGCGGGGGCCGCCCCCGTCCGGAGGTCGGCCCCGGAGCGTGGGGTATGCGCAGCTAAAGGTCCCGTCGGGCGGGCTTTCCTCTGGCGGAGCGCGCAGGCGGTGCGCCCCACCTATGGAGTGTCCAGGGAGACGGCGGGCATGACGGCGGCAGGATGGGCGCGAACAATGGCAAACAGTACGGCAGTGAGGGTGAGTGGGCCGCCAGTCCTCACAACTCCCCAGTCGcgcccccctcccttcccctcgcCCTCCCGTCTGGGAAGGAAGATTCTCGCACGCTGCCGGGGCGCATCCCCATTTGGCACCCTGTCTGGGCCGTCACCTTCCCTTTTGGCTCTGAGTACTTCGGCGCCCCGAGGATGCTTTCCCACCGCGGGGGTCTCTCTAAGCAACTTCCCAGGTTGCCTTTGGGACGGCTCGAGTtgcatttctgtctctttctgaaaccatgtgcctcagtttctcttccCTGGGCATCTGGGGTTTCGGATGATGGTTTGGCAGAGGGCGGAAGACGTTTTGGAAAAACAACGCAGTGAAAATTTTCCCAGGCCTTTGTGCACCAGTCCCCGGGACTCTCCTGTAGCAGGAAAAACTTCTGGAAGAAGTTAAGTTTCCATTCTCTGCTCACTGCCCCCCGAGCTGACAGCTTCGTAAAACTGACCACCTAGGGGCCGTGTGAGGCGAGGAGTGGCGGGGGGCTTTGTCTGGGCTCTCTCGGGGCTCGAGACGGGCAGAGGACCATCTGTTACGTGGGGCTGGAAATTGCACAGAAATATTGCCTGTCAAGTGGGAACTTGGAAGTTCGGGAAACTTTAAACTCCACCTACTCCTAAAAGGATGATGGATATGTGGGTTGGCTTCTCCCTCGCCCCTCCCCGCCCTTTGCATAGAACCGTAGTGTTGTAACCCGGTTGATTAACTGCATGCCCCTCATATGCATACGGCAAAGGCATTTCCCGCAGTTCAGTAGTTAGGAAGGTTTGTCTTTTCGTGAACTTGGCTGGAGGGGAGTGGAAGAGACAGGGTCGGTTTTACAGCCCGCCCCCAGAGGACCGGCGGTTAGAAACGGGGTCCAGCGCCTGAAGACTGGTAGGAATGCAGAATTGCTCTTCAGCCTGTGGTGTTAGGGAAACTCCTATCATCCTCTTCAAAACTTTTTGAG includes:
- the LOC137758788 gene encoding collagen alpha-1(I) chain-like, with the translated sequence MPAESPPDGTFSCAYPTLRGRPPDGGGPRTPVGGGAPSPPGTPDCAGWGRGAAAALRIRVRGRRAQRRGEPAPRGRPEARRAAAAGSPSARPDPPAVDAEPRGRPGLPGSAASSGRSCAPAASPGRARRPLVAGARSEQRLAARRRSPKGRTFVSARRLLSPPSVNHSWSPGEEGRPGDARPFKGAARLFGAPASSPRLGAGPARHQRIASSEGTRSWLYFTIVLLPAGPLVSKMSFRASFAIPWVCLQIWPVLGVVAFKINTHQRLILSDNSSPSFDVYKSGK